From Sporosarcina sp. Te-1, the proteins below share one genomic window:
- the lepA gene encoding translation elongation factor 4 has product MNHDERLARQKNIRNFSIIAHIDHGKSTLADRILEKTETLSSRELKSQTLDSMDLERERGITIKLNAVQLTYTAKNGEDYTFHLIDTPGHVDFTYEVSRSLAACEGAILVVDAAQGIEAQTLANVYLALDNDLEILPVINKIDLPAADPERVKQEIEDVIGLDASEAVLASAKAGIGIEEILEQIVEKVPAPTGDPEAPLKALIFDSHYDQYKGVIVNIRIVEGTVRPGDKIRMMATGKEFEVIETGVFTPNISLRDELTVGDVGFLSASIKNVGDTRVGDTVTNAKRPASEPLPGYRKMNPMVFCGLYPIDSNRYVDLREALEKLELNDSALEFEAETSQALGFGYRCGFLGLLHMEIIQERIEREFKIDLITTAPSVIYNVVLTDGSEVKVDNPSMMPNAQKIDYVEEPYVKASIMVPNDYVGSVMELCQNKRGNFVTMNYLDASRVNIIYELPLAEIVYDFFDQLKSGTKGYASLDYELIGYKQSKLVKMDILLNGEQVDALSFIVHRDFSYERGKAIVEKLKSLIPRQQFEVPVQAAVGQKIVARSTIKSIGKNVLAKCYGGDISRKRKLLEKQKEGKKRMKQVGSVEVPQEAFMAVLKMDED; this is encoded by the coding sequence ATGAATCATGATGAGAGATTGGCACGTCAAAAGAATATAAGAAACTTTTCCATCATCGCTCATATTGATCACGGGAAATCGACGCTGGCCGATCGGATCCTTGAGAAGACGGAAACGCTCAGCTCCCGTGAATTGAAGTCCCAGACGCTGGACTCGATGGATTTGGAGCGGGAACGTGGAATTACCATTAAACTGAATGCGGTCCAACTGACGTATACAGCGAAAAATGGGGAGGACTATACCTTCCATTTAATCGATACACCGGGGCATGTCGACTTTACATATGAAGTATCTCGAAGCCTCGCAGCATGCGAAGGGGCGATTCTCGTTGTCGATGCGGCGCAGGGAATTGAAGCCCAAACATTAGCGAATGTCTACTTGGCGTTGGATAATGATCTTGAAATCTTGCCGGTTATCAATAAAATCGACTTGCCTGCAGCTGACCCAGAGAGGGTGAAACAGGAAATCGAGGATGTTATCGGCTTGGATGCTTCTGAAGCTGTGCTTGCTTCCGCGAAAGCCGGTATCGGAATTGAAGAAATTCTGGAACAGATTGTAGAAAAAGTACCGGCTCCAACGGGCGATCCGGAGGCGCCGCTTAAAGCGTTGATATTCGATTCCCACTATGACCAGTACAAAGGGGTTATTGTCAATATCCGAATTGTCGAAGGGACTGTGCGGCCAGGCGATAAAATCCGAATGATGGCGACAGGCAAAGAATTTGAAGTCATTGAGACCGGCGTTTTTACACCGAACATCTCCCTTCGCGATGAATTAACTGTCGGCGATGTTGGTTTCTTATCAGCCTCCATTAAAAACGTCGGAGATACAAGAGTCGGGGATACGGTCACGAATGCCAAGAGACCGGCGAGCGAACCGCTGCCAGGTTATCGGAAGATGAATCCGATGGTGTTCTGTGGACTATATCCAATTGATTCCAACCGTTATGTTGATTTGCGAGAAGCACTTGAGAAATTGGAGTTGAATGATTCTGCGCTTGAATTTGAAGCTGAAACATCTCAAGCTCTTGGTTTCGGATACCGATGCGGTTTCCTTGGACTTCTTCATATGGAAATTATTCAAGAGCGGATTGAACGGGAGTTTAAAATCGATCTGATCACGACCGCACCGAGCGTTATTTATAACGTTGTCTTGACGGACGGCTCGGAAGTGAAAGTGGACAACCCGTCCATGATGCCGAACGCACAAAAAATCGACTACGTGGAAGAACCGTATGTGAAAGCATCTATCATGGTGCCGAATGACTATGTCGGTTCGGTTATGGAGCTTTGCCAGAACAAACGGGGGAACTTCGTCACGATGAATTATTTGGATGCATCCCGTGTTAATATCATCTATGAACTGCCTCTTGCAGAGATCGTCTATGACTTCTTCGATCAATTGAAATCCGGCACGAAAGGATACGCATCTCTCGATTACGAATTAATCGGCTACAAGCAGTCGAAATTAGTGAAAATGGATATCTTGCTGAATGGGGAACAGGTCGATGCGCTCAGCTTCATTGTTCACCGTGATTTCAGCTACGAGCGTGGCAAGGCGATTGTTGAAAAATTGAAGTCGCTAATCCCGCGTCAGCAGTTCGAGGTGCCAGTACAAGCGGCAGTCGGTCAAAAGATTGTTGCCCGCTCAACTATCAAATCGATCGGGAAAAATGTGTTGGCAAAATGTTATGGCGGAGATATCTCCCGGAAACGGAAATTGTTAGAGAAACAAAAAGAAGGGAAAAAGCGGATGAAGCAAGTCGGATCCGTGGAAGTTCCTCAGGAAGCATTTATGGCAGTCTTGAAAATGGATGAGGATTAA